Proteins encoded within one genomic window of Columba livia isolate bColLiv1 breed racing homer chromosome 1, bColLiv1.pat.W.v2, whole genome shotgun sequence:
- the C1H3orf38 gene encoding uncharacterized protein C3orf38 homolog: MASLGLSEREQAGCRELLEFLETEELLALTDTVTNRLVHPESRQEAIHAILVYSQSVEELLKRRKVYREIIFKYLAAQEIPVPPSAEKHLLIDRVKQYWSGQCTTHAWDSGERKPHEESHGERQKSSQDIHALGQVFCQWFFELLNSQHPLGVKSEERWGPQHFWENARMKFHYNTLEKNREEYVGAEMVSLRLLSLVKEECLLFNPNLHGNGLKCAMSPHGLVLVAVAGTVHRDNTCLGIFELIFGLISCPIRENTWKIKVVNLKIVGQNALQPGTQIEEPSIKYEPNQLQELYDGEDLTV; the protein is encoded by the exons ATGGCGTCGCTGGGGCTGAGCGAGCGTGAACAAGCCGGGTGCCGGGAGCTCTTGGAGTTCCTGGAGACCGAGGAGCTTCTGGCGCTGACGGACACGGTCACCAACCGCCTGGTGCACCCGGAGAGCCGCCAAG AAGCCATTCATGCCATTTTGGTTTACAGCCAAAGTGTAGAAGAACTTCTGAAACGCAGAAAAGTCtacagagaaataatttttaagtatttggcagcacaagaaattccagtgcCTCCTTCTGCTGAGAAACATCTGCTCATTGATCGTGTAAAGCAGTACTGGAGTGGGCAGTGCACAACACATGCCTGGGACtcaggagagagaaaaccacATGAAGAG AGTCATGGAGAGAGACAAAAGTCGTCACAAGACATTCATGCTCTAGGACAAGTATTCTGTCAGTGGTTCTTTGAACTCCTGAATTCTCAACATCCCTTGGGAGTAAAAtctgaagaaagatggggaccaCAGCATTTTTGGGAGAATGCCAGAATGAAGTTCCATTACAacacattagaaaaaaacagggaagaatACGTTGGTGCAGAAATGGTGAGCCTTCGCCTGCTCTCCTTGGTTAAAGAGGAATGTCTTCTATTCAACCCTAATTTGCATGGCAATGGACTGAAATGTGCCATGTCTCCACATGGGTTAGTACTGGTAGCAGTGGCTGGCACAGTACATCGAGACAACACTTGTTTGGGCATCTTTGAACTAATTTTTGGACTCATTAGCTGTCCCATTAGGGAGAATacctggaaaataaaagttgTGAATCTTAAAATAGTTGGACAGAATGCCCTGCAGCCTGGAACACAAATTGAAGAACCCTCCATAAAATACGAACCAAACCAACTGCAAGAATTGTATGATGGGGAAGACCTGACTGTTTGA